A genome region from Magnolia sinica isolate HGM2019 chromosome 8, MsV1, whole genome shotgun sequence includes the following:
- the LOC131254035 gene encoding probable N-acetyltransferase HLS1-like, translating into MVAMAYGEIKIRNFEKHRDTAKVEDLERKCEVGPRESSFLFTNTMGDPICRVRNSPQYKMLVAELENEVVGVIRGSIKIATVSGPPKDQAKVGYILGLRVSPLHRRRGIGLSLVRQLEQWFDSNYVEYAYMATEKDNEASLKLFIGKLGFIKFRTPMILVNPVRRRSIHISSRIKITKIKMEQAEHLYRRFMGTAEFFPRDIDQILKNKLSLGTWVAYPLDESWEHHDCVPTSWAMLSVWNTADVFKLRVGKPSLSSVLYAKASSLVDRIFPWLRIPVLPDVFNEFGFYFLYGVHGEGPRSGMLVHSLCQFVHNLATMCKDCKIIVTEIGPWDALRHHIPHWQSLSCPEDLWCIKSLRSKEEKTLLDWTKRPHPRAIFVDPREV; encoded by the exons ATGGTTGCAATGGCGTACGGAGAGATTAAGATAAGGAACTTTGAGAAGCATAGGGACACTGCAAAGGTGGAAGATCTTGAGAGGAAGTGTGAAGTGGGGCCTAGAGAGAGCTCATTTCTCTTCACTAACACCATGGGTGACCCCATCTGTAGGGTCCGAAACAGCCCACAATACAAAATGCTG GTTGCTGAATTGGAAAATGAGGTGGTAGGGGTCATTCGTGGTTCGATAAAGATCGCAACagtaagtggcccacccaaagatcAAGCTAAGGTTGGCTACATACTCGGCCTTAGAGTCTCACCCCTTCATCGTAGGAGAGGGATTGGTTTGAGCTTGGTGCGGCAACTTGAGCAGTGGTTTGATTCCAATTATGTTGAATACGCCTATATGGCCACTGAGAAGGACAACGAAGCTTCACTTAAGCTGTTCATTGGCAAGTTAGGGTTTATCAAGTTCCGGACGCCGATGATACTAGTAAATCCTGTCCGCAGACGTAGTATCCACATATCATCCAGGATTAAGATCACGAAGATCAAGATGGAACAAGCTGAGCATCTCTACCGTCGATTCATGGGCACGGCCGAATTCTTCCCGCGAGATATCGATCAGATCCTAAAGAACAAGTTGAGCTTGGGTACATGGGTTGCTTATCCACTTGACGAGTCATGGGAGCACCATGATTGTGTACCAACCAGTTGGGCTATGTTAAGCGTGTGGAATACAGCGGACGTTTTCAAGCTAAGGGTAGGGAAACCTTCCCTCAGCTCTGTTCTATACGCAAAAGCCTCAAGTTTGGTCGACCGAATCTTCCCATGGCTAAGAATACCTGTTCTACCGGACGTTTTCAATGAATTTGGATTCTACTTCTTATATGGAGTGCATGGTGAAGGCCCTCGATCAGGCATGCTTGTGCATTCCTTGTGCCAATTTGTACATAATCTGGCAACCATGTGTAAGGATTGTAAGATTATCGTTACAGAGATTGGGCCGTGGGACGCGCTGCGGCACCACATACCTCACTGGCAATCACTATCATGTCCTGAGGATTTGTGGTGTATAAAATCACTGAGAAGTAAAGAGGAGAAGACTCTGCTTGACTGGACTAAAAGACCACACCCGCGAGCCATTTTTGTGGACCCCAGGGAGgtctaa